The DNA region CCATACTGGAGCCGCACGGCATTATTATGGTTTTAGAGCCGCTAAGCGATAATCCGGATCTGTTCCTGCGTACGCCCGACCAGGCGTATGCCATTTGTAAGGCTGTGGGAAGTCCCTCATGCAAGATCCTGTATGATATGTATCACGTTCAGCGCAACCAGGGCAATATTATCCCGACACTTGATTTGGTTTACGATGAAATAGGCTATTACCAGATAGGGGATAACCCCGGCCGTAAAGAACCCGGAACCGGCGAGGTTAATTATAAAAACATATTCAAACACATTTATAACAAAGGCTATAAAGGCGTAATGGGCATGGAGCATGGTACTGCCGGAACAGGAAAAGAAGGTGAGCTTGCGTTAATTAAAGCGTATCGCGAGGCGGACAGTTTTATTTAGAAAGACGCTGTTGTAGCCGGTTATCAACATTATTTATTCATGCTTAACCCTAACTTTAATCCGTTCCCTGTTTTGATAACTGAACGCCTCATATTAAGGCGTTTTACCTATAATGACGCCGCCGATTTGTTTGAAATGCGATCGAACGAAACCGTGATGCAGTACATTCACCGACCAATAAATAAAACCATTGATGACGCCGTTGCACTGATAGATGTGATAGAAGAACTGCTTGGCAAAAACGATGGGATTACCTGGTGTATCTGCCTGAAAAACAATAATAAATATATTGGGAGCATAGGTTTTTGGCGGATAGAGAAAGACAGTCACCGTGCCGAGATCGGGTATCTTTTAAACCCGGTATTTCAAGGGCGGGGACTTATGCAGGAGGCAATAACAGCCGCTATTGACTATGGTTTTAATGTGATGAAACTGCATTCTATAGGAGCTTACGTAAGTCCGGGGAATTTCGCTTCAATTAAATTATTGCTCAAAAACAATTTTGTGCAGGAGGCTTATTTTAAGGAAGATCATTTGTATAATGGTCGTTTTGAGGATACGATGGTTTATTCGTTATTAACACAAACTTAAATCTGTTAACAAATTATTTATCCCAGCTATTTTTAATTAAAAAAAAATGATGCATGTTTACGCATAGAAACCAATTATACCTGTGCTGAAAACAATTCAGTTTAAATGGGGTTAACATTAAAAAACAAAAGAAACTTATCATGGCAACAGAAAAAGGAAGTGGCATCACCGCTTATTCAGTGAAAACAAAAACTAAAAATGTACCAATGATCAATCCCGTTATCGACGTAAAATCGGGCAGATACATTGCAACAGGAACTGACAGTGAAGGTAACAAAATGGCTGCCATCATGGGCAAAGCAACTGCCGAAGAGCATATCAAGAATGGTAATGCTAAAAAAGGCTCCGGCTGGTAAATAAAACTAAACATAAAAAATGCCCTGTATTTGTTGAAAATGCAGGGCGCTTTTGTTTTTATGCTTTTGAAATTTAGCCTTAAGGAAAAATGGTTAATGGTTTGCCCAATTAACAAAATCCAATCTGTCTGTAAATTCGCGGTAAGTAATTAGTCTTAAATATCCTTCCAATTCTTCACGCGTATTTTTGATCGGTCTTATTATGGCTTCTGAGCCCGGTTTTTCAAGCGATGCTGTAATAATTATTTCCTGATTTTTAAGATGTATTCCAAAATCGACATTGCTAAACCACTTATTATTCGTCAAAGCTTTTTTATAATACATAGCGTGATGAAAAGATTTAAGTAATTGGATTGATTTCAGGAGTTCGCCCTGGGAATCGTAAAAGTTTACTGAAATCGTAGCGGAGGCACCATTTTTTTCCAGTAGTAATGAGGCTTGGTGTTTTCTATCTTTAGAAGGTTTTCTCTTGAATTCCTTTTTATAGACAAACCCGCATTCAATGACTTTGTTATAAGCGTTGTCGAAGACAGCATTATCCCATCCGTATTCTTCTGCACAGAAAATAGCTATCCTGTGTATGGTGTCCAGGATGATTTTATTCCGATTTTCGGGTGAGCTTAGCCAGTATTCCTTTTCGTTAAAAACAGTTTCAACGTTTAGTATACTTCCAAAATATCCTCTTATATAATCTTCATTTCCAATGTCAACAGAAATTCTTGTAGTGCCTGCCGGTTTGTAACCGTTAAGGAAATCAATGTATAAGTCGGAGATCAAATTGTTTCGAATAGCTAAATCTTTGTTATCACTGTTTTCAGAGTGATGGTAAAGCGTAATATCATAGAATCCGTAACCCATAATTCTCTGTACTTTTATTTATCCGAAGGATTTTTCTTTTTATTCTGCAGCATTTCCACCATTTTAGTTAAGCGGTCCCGGCGGGTTTTTTCCTGTTTGGCTGTGAGGATCCAAAGTACATACTCCTTTTTATGGCTGTAAGCCAGCGACTGGAAGTAATCAATCACACCCGGATATTGCTCCAGTGTTTCCTTTACATAATCGGGCAGGGTAATTATCCTATTATCTACATCAATATAATCGCTGTATTCATTATTTCGTACAGCCTCATTTCGTCCTTCAGAAACTTTTACAGCTTCAACCGGCCGAAAGCGTAATGCAGTCCATACCTCATTAACAGCAGCTGATGCTACCGGGCGCAGGCCATATTGGGCCGGGGCATCCCAACTGCTCATCATTTCCAGATCGGTTTGGATACCTGAACTTTTCTTAGGGTAGATGATCCAGAAAACAGTATCGGCCTTGAGGAGGGGAGTAATCACCTTAAGCTCTGATTTCAGCTCGTCGCTATTGGTTACAAATAGCTGAATGCCATTAAACTGGCCTTCGGTGCTAAAAGTAAGCATGGCATTATCCGGCAAGGGTAACAGGTTATCCTGGTAACCGGCAGGGGCATTTTGCAATAGCCAGCGTGAATTTGGTTTGATCAGCAGTTTTTTAGCAAGGGCATTCATTGTAAACAGTTTGATAATGGATAAAGCTAATGTAAGCAATAAATTAAAATTGAATGACAAGCCCAAACCCTGCTGCATGGTATTTTTAATAGCTTTGCCTTGATGGAACATGTACTTGATAACCCGGCCTGGAACGCCCTTAGCACCGGTAATAAAGCTTTTGCGGGCGGTAATGATATAGCTAAATATTTCCCGAAGGAGGTTTCGCCTTTTGTTGCTATTCCTGAAATATCTGCTGAAAATTTTAACCTGCTTTACGATATAATTCCTTTTGAGAGCCATTTTATCTTTATTGCCCCGCACGATATTGTGATCCCGGAGCAATGGAACATAGTACACTATCTGAAATGCCTGCAGATGGTTTTTGAGGGAGAGGTACCTGCTGGTTTTGCTGATGACGATCTGTCGCCGCTTGCAGAGCAACATGTACCGCAAATGCTTGAGCTTACTCAACTAACCAATCCAGGCCCTTTTATAGAGCGAACCATTGAATTTGGTCATTATCAGGGCATTTTTGATGGCGATAAACTGGTTGCTATGGCAGGCCAGCGTTTAAACCCTGCACCTTATGCAGAGATTAGCGCTGTTTGTACACACCCCGATTATTTGGGGCGTGGTTTTGCAGGAAAACTGTTATTAAATCAGGCTAAACGCATTAAAGCTGCTTCTGAAATTCCATTTCTACATGTGAAAAGTGAAAATGAAAGGGCTATCAAGGTATATGAAAAAATTGGTTTTGTAACGAGGAAGGAAATGTCGTTTTATGTGTTGAGAAAATAGTACATTAGGTCGTCATTGCTTCATGCCCACCCGTGACAAGTTAAAAACGGGTGTCATGCTGAGTATAAAAATTCGGGCCTTTGAAGGTGAAATGACGTCTCCATCATCCGTCATGCTGAACTTGTTTCAGCACCTCACTTGCTAAGTATACTTCATGCGACCTGTCCTGTGGGCTCCCGAAACAAGTTCGGGATGACACCATTTTTTAAAGTTGTCATGGGTAGGCCCTTGAAGCATGGTAGGCAAGGCATTTACGCGATACCCTTCGACAGGCTCAAAATGACAGGCCTCCGCTGATATAGAATGAATCGTTATTTTATATCGCCATCTTAGCAAAAAAATCCCAAAGCACTATCCCTGCCGATACTACGACATTGAACGAATGCTTAGTGCCAAACTGGGGGATTTCGATACAGGCATCAATAACCTGCATCACCTCATCGCTTACGCCGTTTACTTCGTTCCCGAAAATCAAGGCGTATTTGCCATCTTCGGTAGGTTTAAACTCGTGCAGCATGGTGCTGTTTTCGGCTTGCTCAATGGCTATGATCTCGTAACCATCTTTTCTCAATTGCTCAACTGCTTGTAAGGGGGTTTCGTAATAGGTCCAGTGAACAGACTGGGTTGCGCCAAGGGCAGTTTTTTCAATTTCGCGATGAGGTGGCTGGGCGGTGATGCCGCAAAGGCAGATCTGTTCAACTGCAAAACCATCGGAGGTGCGGAAAATAGAGCCGATATTGTGCATACTGCGCACGTTATCCAGCACTACAGCTACCGGTAATTTATCCTGTGCTTTAAATTCATCAACCGTAGCCCGGTTCAGCTCATCCAATTTTAATTTGCGCATACTCTTTAGTTCATGGTTCATAGACCGTAGTTCATAGCCAATATTTGTTTAATAACAGGCTATGAACCATGAACTATCAACTATGAACCAAGTGCAAAAATACAAAAAACCGGTTAGTTAGTTACTGAAGCGAGTTCGCCTACACCATCGCCAATAAGCGAGCTATAAACTGAAGGTGCATAGCCAATTTTTTGCGTGTAATATTCGGTTACTTCCTTGCTGAATTTGTCGAAAGCATCACCTTTTACCAATGCTATAGCACAACCGCCAAAACCTGCACCCGTCATACGGGCACCGGCAACATCAGGGTTGGTTTTGCTGTATTCGGCAACAGCGTCCAGTTCAACACCGCTTACTTCATATAAATCGCGCAGGGAATCATGTGAGGCGTACATCAGCCTGCCAAACTCGGTCAGGTTGTTATCTGCAAGGGCCGTTGCGGCCAGTTTTACACGGTCATTTTCTTCAATTACGTGTTTTGCGCGTTTCAGCACAATCGGATCGGTTATCAGGTGTTTGTATTGTTCAAAAGTAGTGCTATTGATCTCGCAAAGATATTTAATGTCCAGTTGCTGTTGCAAGGCCATTAGAGCTGCCTGGCACTCCTCTACGCGTTCGTTATATTTTGATTCGGCCAGTTTGCGGGGTTTATTTGTGTTGATAATGGCAAGTACATAATCGCCAAGATTGCTGTCAACCGCCTGGTAATCCAGGGTATCGCAGTTAAGCATCAGGGCTTTGTTCTTTTCGCCAAAGGCAACCGCAAACTGATCCATGATACCGCAGTTAACACCTATAAAGTTGTTTTCTACATCTTTTGACAGTTTAACCAGGTCGAGCTTGCTATAGCCGCTGTTAAACAGGTCGTTAAGTGTATAGGAGGTAACCACCTCGATAGAAGCTGATGATGACAAACCCGAGCCAATTGGGATATCGCCATAAAATAGCATATCCAGGCCTTTTAACGGGTGACCATCCTTTACAAAGCGGTCAATAACACCGATAGGAAAGTTAAACCAGTTTTCGCCGTTTTTTTCATAACTGATTTGCAGCGGGATATCTTTTTGCTCACTAAAATTTAAACTCCTGAAGCGGAAAATGCCATCCTCATTAGGGGAGGTTAGTAAATAAGTACCAAAAGTAATGGCGCATGGCATAACCAAACCACCGTTATAATCAATATGTTCGCCAATAAGGTTTACACGACCGGGCGAAAAGTACGCGTTGTCTGCTTCTTTGTTAAAGATCTTAATAAATTCCTGGTGCAAATTATTCTTCATTACTTAGGTTGGTTTTTCGGAAAACAAATATTGTAAAAATTGTCAACTTTACAGTTATAAATTTAATTTAATTTTTAATTTATTTTAATGCGATAGTTTTGCAGATATTCGAACCTGATAAAACATGCAGACGCAAAAGCTGCAGACCTGTTATTTAAATACCAATTAAAATAGATACCCATGAAACAATACCTCGTTACTGCCTATGATTATACCGATGCCGAGGCATTTGAACGTCGTTTAGGCGCCCGCCCTCACCATCTTGATGGTGCCAGGGCTTTAAAAGCCAATGGTAATTTTGTGTTAGGAGGAGCTATGCTGAACGAAGAAGGCAAGATGATTGGCTCAACCATGATAGTACAGTTTGAAACCGACGAAGAGATGGAAGCCTGGAAACAAAATGATCCGTATGTTACTCAAAAGGTATGGGAAATCGTTGATGTAAAGCCCTTTAAAGTGGCCGACGTTTAATGCGGTTTGCAGTCATTAGTGTGCAGTTTGCAGTGACAAAAAACTCCGCTGTTCGAAGCCAGGGACTTCGGACAGCGATTCACAGAATGTCAAACAGATTTTCACTGCAAACTGCTAACTCAACACTGCCCCTGCCTACTGTTCCGACCATCTGCTCATTTGCCAGTATCCCTGAGCATCTTTGGCATAAAAAGCAGTATAACCCTTGCCCTGCATCGTAAAATTAAAATCAAACTGGTTTACCGAACTGTCTTCCGGCAAAAAATTGGCGACTACATTATCAGCTACCGCGGCTATCATAGCACCGAAGTCATCCTGTGCCTGTTCTTTAGCTTGGGTACTCGCCATAAAATCATTAAAAGTTTCAAACTCGTAAGCTTTGTTACGTTGTTTCCTTGCTGCGTTAAAAGCTGCCTCGGCCCATTGTTGTTTGTAGGCTTCCATGGCGTTGAGCAGGTCTTCGGCTGATATTTCCGGCAGACCATCCTTGCCTGTAGTGTTATAGTTGTTTAGTATTTCTTCTTTACTTTTCATTTAGGAACAATGTTTCATAATAGCAGCCGGTGTTCATCCTTTTCAATTTGATTCAAAATTAAAAGGATGCCAAATTAATGACATCCTTTTAATTTTAGCTCTTCAAATGTTCTATTTATGCTTCAGACAGGCTGTTCAATACATCTATATCATCATCTGACAGCTGAATATCGGCGGTTCTCATATTTTCCTCCAAATGTTTAACACTTGATGTGCCGGGGATAAGCAGAATGTTTGGCGAATGATGCAATAACCAGCTTAACGCCACCTGGTGAATGGTAGCATCGTGTTTCGCAGCAATACGGCCCAACATGTCTTCGCCCTGTACATTACCGCCGCCAAGCGGAAACCATGGAATGAAGGCGATGTTATGATCGCGGGTGTATTCCAGTTCGGCCTCCCATTTGCGGTTGTCAACACTGTACATGTTTTGCACTGATACTACTTCAAAGTATTGCTGGGCAAGTTTGATATCCTCAACGCTCACTTCAGATAAGCCTATATGCCTGATCTTGCCCTCCTGCTGTGCTTTTTGCAAAAACTCAAATGATTTTTCGGCAGGAACTTTAGGATCGATGCGATGTAGCTGATATAGATCTATACGATCAACCTGGAGGCGTTTCAAACTGCCCTCAAGAGCCTCGTTCAAATGCTCCGGCGAGGCGTCCACAGGCCATTCGTTGGGGCCGGTACGTAACAAGCCACCTTTGGTACCGATCAGAAGGTCGGTAGGGTATGGATGCAGGGCTTTGGCAATTAATTCTTCCGATACATTTGGCCCATAACTATCAGCCGTATCAATAAAGTTAACGCCCAGCTCAACAGCGCGTTTTAATACACGGATGCTTTCTTCTTTGTCTTTTGGCGGGCCCCAGATACCGCTGCCGGTAATACGCATTGCGCCGTAACCTAAACGATTAATGGTAATGTCGCCACCTATGGTGAATGTCTTTTCAAATGAACTTGTTGTGCTTGCCATGGTAATGTATTTTGGATTGACTACTGTAAAGTGCAACTAAAAAGCACCAGTATTGTTCATGGAATATATAACACCAATGTCATTTTGAATCTACACTAATGGATGGACACGAATCACACTAATTAAAGCTCGATGGCTATTTGTGCAATTCGCATAAATTCGTTTTCTATTAATGAATAATCATCCTATCTCCAGGCACCTAATATCACGCCCATCAGGGTTAAAGATACCACGCTGTAACCCCCGTTTATGAATATCAGCCGCCAGCTTTTAAGCTCAAACAGGCTGTGGATTGCAATAGCGCAGAATGTCCAGATACCGGCAAGGAAACCTGCTGTAGCTCCCCAGGCAAGATCGGTTTTTGCATCGGCTAAAAACATAGCAAGGTTTACAGCCATAATGATAGAAAAGAACGCTGTAAAGCCGAAGGCCCTGCCTTTGTTGGAAGCCTGTAATTCGGAACTGGTTAGTTTATTATCTGCCATCCATGCATTGGCAAACAGGGCAGGAGAGTACCAGATACCGCCAACTAAAAACGCGGATAATGCTGCAACCATAACGGCCAGCCAGTTGATAAGTTGAAAATTCATGATGATAATGTTTAAATTAATTGGTTGTACTAATATAACAAACATTATATAAAGCTAAAAGCAGAATGCCTAAAGCTAAAAGCTGATAAATGATTTTTTATTGCTTATATAAAAGCTAAAAGCAGCATAGCTAAGCTAAAATTGATATGGATAGGGATAAATAAAAAGCCCTGGCTGCTTTTTGGCAACCAGGGCTTTTTTAATTCATTAGCAAAATTTGTACAAATTTTTATTTTACGTTGTAGTGGATCACACTTCGGCCTATATTACCTTCGGCGTCAATTCCCTCAATTATAGCACGGTATGAGCCGCGCTGGTCGCTGTTAAAGAAGCTGATAGTTGCAGTGCCGGTTGCTTTATCGGTAATTACGTTAGGTTTCCAGTAAATAGTATTACGTAAATCGCCGCCAAGCGTGCCTGCTTTGGTTACATCATATTTAGGCGAGTAAAACTCTTTGGCCTTGGTATAGCCCTGCACTGCAAAAGTGATCACATTTTGTTTGGGGATAAGTTCCTGCAATTGTGCAAGTGTTATCTTTTGTTTTTTAACAACCTTTTTGTTAATCACCAGTACACCCTTGGTTTGGGTATTACGGTTAATGCCGCTTACCCCATCATTTAAAAAGATCTCCA from Mucilaginibacter sp. SJ includes:
- a CDS encoding galactokinase — encoded protein: MKNNLHQEFIKIFNKEADNAYFSPGRVNLIGEHIDYNGGLVMPCAITFGTYLLTSPNEDGIFRFRSLNFSEQKDIPLQISYEKNGENWFNFPIGVIDRFVKDGHPLKGLDMLFYGDIPIGSGLSSSASIEVVTSYTLNDLFNSGYSKLDLVKLSKDVENNFIGVNCGIMDQFAVAFGEKNKALMLNCDTLDYQAVDSNLGDYVLAIINTNKPRKLAESKYNERVEECQAALMALQQQLDIKYLCEINSTTFEQYKHLITDPIVLKRAKHVIEENDRVKLAATALADNNLTEFGRLMYASHDSLRDLYEVSGVELDAVAEYSKTNPDVAGARMTGAGFGGCAIALVKGDAFDKFSKEVTEYYTQKIGYAPSVYSSLIGDGVGELASVTN
- a CDS encoding RNA methyltransferase, translating into MRKLKLDELNRATVDEFKAQDKLPVAVVLDNVRSMHNIGSIFRTSDGFAVEQICLCGITAQPPHREIEKTALGATQSVHWTYYETPLQAVEQLRKDGYEIIAIEQAENSTMLHEFKPTEDGKYALIFGNEVNGVSDEVMQVIDACIEIPQFGTKHSFNVVVSAGIVLWDFFAKMAI
- a CDS encoding GNAT family N-acetyltransferase, translating into MLNPNFNPFPVLITERLILRRFTYNDAADLFEMRSNETVMQYIHRPINKTIDDAVALIDVIEELLGKNDGITWCICLKNNNKYIGSIGFWRIEKDSHRAEIGYLLNPVFQGRGLMQEAITAAIDYGFNVMKLHSIGAYVSPGNFASIKLLLKNNFVQEAYFKEDHLYNGRFEDTMVYSLLTQT
- a CDS encoding DUF1761 domain-containing protein, translated to MNFQLINWLAVMVAALSAFLVGGIWYSPALFANAWMADNKLTSSELQASNKGRAFGFTAFFSIIMAVNLAMFLADAKTDLAWGATAGFLAGIWTFCAIAIHSLFELKSWRLIFINGGYSVVSLTLMGVILGAWR
- a CDS encoding GNAT family N-acetyltransferase, with protein sequence MEHVLDNPAWNALSTGNKAFAGGNDIAKYFPKEVSPFVAIPEISAENFNLLYDIIPFESHFIFIAPHDIVIPEQWNIVHYLKCLQMVFEGEVPAGFADDDLSPLAEQHVPQMLELTQLTNPGPFIERTIEFGHYQGIFDGDKLVAMAGQRLNPAPYAEISAVCTHPDYLGRGFAGKLLLNQAKRIKAASEIPFLHVKSENERAIKVYEKIGFVTRKEMSFYVLRK
- a CDS encoding YciI family protein, giving the protein MKQYLVTAYDYTDAEAFERRLGARPHHLDGARALKANGNFVLGGAMLNEEGKMIGSTMIVQFETDEEMEAWKQNDPYVTQKVWEIVDVKPFKVADV
- a CDS encoding YdeI/OmpD-associated family protein, which gives rise to MFHQGKAIKNTMQQGLGLSFNFNLLLTLALSIIKLFTMNALAKKLLIKPNSRWLLQNAPAGYQDNLLPLPDNAMLTFSTEGQFNGIQLFVTNSDELKSELKVITPLLKADTVFWIIYPKKSSGIQTDLEMMSSWDAPAQYGLRPVASAAVNEVWTALRFRPVEAVKVSEGRNEAVRNNEYSDYIDVDNRIITLPDYVKETLEQYPGVIDYFQSLAYSHKKEYVLWILTAKQEKTRRDRLTKMVEMLQNKKKNPSDK
- a CDS encoding aldo/keto reductase, giving the protein MASTTSSFEKTFTIGGDITINRLGYGAMRITGSGIWGPPKDKEESIRVLKRAVELGVNFIDTADSYGPNVSEELIAKALHPYPTDLLIGTKGGLLRTGPNEWPVDASPEHLNEALEGSLKRLQVDRIDLYQLHRIDPKVPAEKSFEFLQKAQQEGKIRHIGLSEVSVEDIKLAQQYFEVVSVQNMYSVDNRKWEAELEYTRDHNIAFIPWFPLGGGNVQGEDMLGRIAAKHDATIHQVALSWLLHHSPNILLIPGTSSVKHLEENMRTADIQLSDDDIDVLNSLSEA